From Thalassotalea psychrophila:
TCCCTATGCGTCCTAAGCGTAGAGATATCAAAACTGCTCCTCATATGGAAGACATGCTAAGTACTTGTAAAATGGTTAATCCTAAAATGATAGCGTCATTTGTTATAACACAATGTCCATCATTGCCAAACCAAGCGCCTCGTATTATGGAAGCAAAAGAGGTTTGTGCATCCTTTGGTATTAATGTACTTGAGTCAATTACTTACGCTCGTAATATATACGATGACAGTGAAGAGAAAGGTACCTCGGTATTTGAAACTGAACCGGATGGCAAAGCTGCAGATGAGATCAGAAGTATAGCTACAGAAATGATGTCAATTAAGCAGGAGCTTAGCTATGAGTTTAGCTGATCTGAAAAAGCAATCATCGAATAAAGTTCAGCGCAGTTTTACTGTAGATGAATTTATTGATGATTCAACTAACTATTCAATTGGCAACCCGCAAATTGTTAGTGCAGATATTCAGGCGCAAACACAATTGCTTAGCCAAAAAATTGCTGACTCTATTAAGCCCGCTATAGAGCCTGAAGCAGATAAACCGTTTAAACATGCAACGTTCACTTTAAGTGAAGATATTATTGAGCAACTTAATGAATTAGCTAGTAAAACTAGTATTCCTAAGTCTAGATTATTGCGAATTTTGGTTAATAACTTTTACTTTCAAGATAATCCTAACAATTTATTGTTATCAAAAGTGAAATAGCAGTAGAAGCTAAATAGAAAAATTTATTTCTAAATGAAAGGCAAGTTTATCCATACTCTATAAAGTATGTGATAAAATTGCCTTTTTTAATGGGTTAAATTTGGCATAAAAGTTAAGCATGAGATTAGATAAGTTTATTTGTCGTTGTACTGAGTTATCACGCAGTGACGCTAAAAAGTATTTGAAACGCGGTGTTATTAAAGTAGCAGATGAAATTATCAAAGATCCTGGCTTTCAAGTTTATCCAGAATCTCTCGTCACCTTAAACGGAAACCTACTAAGCTTTGCTACTGCTCGATACATCATGCTGCATAAACCTGCTGATTGTATTTGCTCTAATGTCGATGAACTTTATCCATCGGTATTACATTTAGTTGAAGTAGACCGTGCCTTTGATTTACACATTGCCGGGCGTTTAGATGCCGATACAACTGGTTTAGTATTAATTACTGATGACGGGCAATGGTCACATAAAATAACCTCACCTAAAAAAGAATGCCAAAAGCGTTATCGCGTGCAACTTTCAAAGCCAATACCTGAAAACGCCGTACAGCGCTTTAAAGAAGGTGTACAACTACAAAATGAACCTAAGCTAACAAAGCCTGCTTTGCTTGAAGTATTAGCTGAAAAGGAAGCTTTGTTAACGATTTCTGAAGGAAAGTACCATCAAGTAAAAAGAATGTTCGCTGCGATCGGTAATCGAGTGATCGGCTTACACCGTGAACAAATTGGTGACATTGAACTGGATCCAGAGCTTTCTTTAGGTGAATGGCGCTATTTAACTGAAGAAGAGGTTAATTCAATAAACTAAACTTTGAATGTTCGCGTCAATAATTGATAACCGAATGATTAGTATTGACAGTGCCAGCAGCGGAAGTTGATGAAATGAGCCATCATCCCCCACGAGTGGAACGAGATGAGGTAGCTCTTTAAGTGACACTGTGGGTCTTATAAGAGCCATTAGCTGAAGTAGAAAAACACTGTCATTCCCACGCAGGTGGGAATCCATGATATAGGCTGCTTTGTGCCATTTGTAAACCATTAGTAATCTCTAATATAAACTACAAATGGTTAAGAACTTTTAAACTTAGAATAGAAAAGTTGTGCACAGATAAAAACTACGCTGAGTATTACGGCAAGTGGCCAATATGCCATCCGCTGTATTGGAGGACCTGAAGGGGCTAGATGTAACAAACCACAAACTAGCAATTATTAACAATGCGAGTGTCATACCAAGCCCTTGCATGCACGCTTCTTTTTGAAACGTTTAGAAACCAACTAAATATAGCAAGTAAAAAGAATGGAGCACTGTAAAACAACCCTCCATAAACTAGCAACCCAAAAAAGTTAGCTTGATTATGTTTACCTGTAATCATTAAAAAACAGGCAATTAATAGGCTGAAAAATATAGGAATTGATAGATACTTAGCCATAAGGTTCATTGTTGCTTTAAATCCCTTCCCTGAATGCCGTTCAATGACCTGGGCACAAAGGTTAAAGCGGGTATTCACATAGACATTAAAACCTATATAGCTTGCCAGAGACAGGTAAGAGACATCTGCTGTATTGAAGATCCTGTGGTCATCAAAAAGCATTAAAGGCTTAATGAATAAGCCTTAGGGATAAGCATTTAATTCAACTTAAAGTTGAATTCACCATGTTACTTTTACAAAATCACTTTGAGCACTTAAAGACTCAACTAAAAGCAATTTACTTTTGTTTGGATGTAAATCAAAACCAACTCTAAATTTATTATTGCCTATTGATACTTTTGTCATCCCTTTATTTTTCTCGGGGTTTGTATTGAAGTTAACGTTAATTAAAAACGACTCTCTGCCCTGCCTTGATGTAAAATATAAACCCGTTTTATCTATTGCCCACCGATGCAGATTAGCTGATTCTACTTTTGCTAAATTTAGCTTTTTAATAACTTTCTTATTATCAATAAAAACTAACCAAGCTATTTTGTTCTTATCAATAACAACTGCGTTATACCCTTTAAACCCATAATAAGGTCGATATGCTATATAGTCGTTAATAACATGAGTATACTTTTTATCCTTTAAACTGAAGCGTTTAATATTAGGTTTTCCATTTTCATAAACAGTTATATACAAAAATTCGTTTTCATCATGCCATACAGGATCGGCTACTTTTTTTAATGAATCAGTTATATAAACAGGCTGTGTGTGTGAAGTTAAATTACATTCAGAAAGTGTTTTAATTGGCTCAATAACTAATCTTTGATTTACGATTACCGCAAAGTGCTTTTCATTTGGGCTGATCTCTAAGTTTGATATTATCACATCGCTAGGCCAACAAGCCTTTATAGATAAATTTCCACCGCTTTCTTGTTTATGGATCATTAAAGATTCAGCAGTTAAAGTTGCAAAATAAATCGCTGAGCCGGACTGGTTATAACGCGGTAAATCCTGTGCTCCTGACAAGGCGATAATGTCACTTGCTGAAATTAAAGGCGTGTTATTTTCCGTCTTATGAGATAGCAATGAATTAGGCTCTTCTTTTATATCTAAATAATTACCATTATGCTGGCGCATTAAATAACAATTTTTTCCACACTCAGCAAAAATATCATTAGTATAAGCAGGGAACTCAGGCAAATTTCTTAAGCTATTTTTAGCAATATCAAATGAGGCAGCAGCACCATTAAACGCGCTTAAAGTTAATGTATTATTATCTTGATGCCATACTATTCGATTCACAAACATAGGAACAATGCGATTCGCGATTAAGGTGCCAGACCCCGTTTCAAGTACTAATAATGAAAACTCTCCCGTGGCAACTTCCCTGATGATCGCTAAATATTTGCCATCAAATGATTCTGAAGCTAAATAATCACCTGAACCTGTCACTTGAGGCGATGTTACGCTTATTAATTCTTGGGTAGTTAAATCAAATTTATAAATGCTACGGTTATTTGAGATATGCGCTTCTTGTGCTAGATAAAGTGCATTATCTCTATGCCAACCAACAACATACTTACCTTTGAGTTTTAGGTGTTTTAATTCATTTACATCAACTACATCACCTGATTTATTAAATTCTGTAATGATATTACTAGATAATCCTTTATTACTTCTGCCAAACGCGAGTTTATTGCCTCCCCTTGACCAATAAGCACCAGAATAATGTGCACCATCCCAGCTTATTTTTTGCAGTCTATTGTTTTTCAAGTTTTTAATAAGGATTTGTTGGGGAGCATCACTTTTACTACGGTGTGTAAATGAAATTGTTTGCGTATTATGATTAAAACTACCATAAGTTTCTGAGCCTGCTAGCGCTGTAATTCTACTGACTTCAAACTTTGGGGGGATTGATAAATCATTATCAGTAGTGTTTTTTGAATAGGAAATATAAAAAAAGCCAACGAACAAACAAAGCAATACAATAATAAAATAAGGGTTTAAATGGTTGAATTTAAATTTGTTATTTAAAAGTTTGTTATTTGATATATCGGTTTTTAAAGCCCTTTCAACTGGCGCTATAAATTTATAACCTTGGCGTGGCACTGTTTTTATAAATATTGGAGATTTAGCATCATCCCCGAGTATTTTTCGTAACTTCTTAAATGCAGCCCTGATCGCTTCATCACTGACATGTCGTCCAGCCCAAACATCATTTTGAATTCTCTCTCTACTCACCACATTAGGTGACTCTAAAACCAATAAAGCCAAACAAGAAAAGAGCTGAGGCTCTAGTTTTATTTCTTCATTATTTTTATAAATACGCTCTTTAGACAAATTAATTTTAAATTCGTCAAAAATAAAAACTTCCTGAGTACTCAGCCTTATACCAGCCATAAAAAAACCTAATAATACCTGTGACCTTTTGTGAACACTGTATTATTACACGAGTTCACAACAGTTAACAAAAGGTTGTTTGCCTAAAACCCCCCTTTTAATTAATTATAATAAAACACTTTGTCCAACTAGATTCAAGTGACTTAATCAGTATTAACTTAAAGCTTTACATTAATCCTACATTAACTTTACATTGAAAATAATATATTCATTAAGAGGTACTATGAAATTTTTATCCATACCATTCATCATCTATTGCTTTTTACAACTAGCTATTTCAAATATTGCTAATGCCAATTCAGAGCTAGCAAAAGCACAAACATTAACTCAATTAAATAACAATATTTCAAAACTCATGGGGGAAAGTACACTTCCTTCTTTGGCTTACACATTAGTCAAAAAGGAAAGTATTGAAGAAATAAAAACACTTGGCTTTGCTGATTTAGACACACAAAAAAAAGCTAATAAAAACACCTTATACCGTATAGGCTCAGTATCCAAAATGTTCACCTCTATTGCGATATTAAAATTGATAGAACAAGGTCGATTACATCTAGACGATGAAATTAAGACCTTAGTTCCCGAAATTGAATTCTTTAACCCTTGGCATGACTCACATCCAATTAGAGTAGTTCATTTACTTGAACATACCACTGGCTGGGATGAGATCGCTTTAACTGAATATGCAAAAAAAAATAATCCTGAACAAACTTTAATTGAGAGTTTAAATTATTACCCTGAATCTCGGACATCTCGTTGGCCTGCAGGAACACGATCATCATATTCAAACTCAGGCTCAGCTGTGGCAGCTTACATAATTGAAAAAATCACAGAAAAAAGCTTTGAATCTTATATTCAAGAAACCATTTTTAATCCGCTTAAAATGCACAACACAACTTATTTATATAATGAGCAAGTGAAGCAGTTTGGTGCGACCTCTTATATGAAAAATAAAGCACAAGCTTATAAACATCTTATATATCGCCCTGTAGGTTCGATAAATTCAACCATAGAAGATATGGCTAAGTTTACAAGAATGCTCCTAAATAATGGCAAACCAATATTAACAGCTGAATCTATCAAGCGTATGCGAAACAGTGAATCAACTAATACACAGGAAATTGCTAATGCATATGGATTAAACAACATCCCTATTTTATTAAATAACTTCTTATATCACGGACATGATGGAGGTGTTAATGGTGCTTTAGCTGATCTTAGGTACTTACCTAGTGGCAATGCTGGATTTGTCATTTTAACTAATAGTTCAAACCCAAGTAAATTAAAACAAATTAGAGAGCAGATTGTCAGTTTTCAAACTCAGGGGTTGAATAAACCTGAAGTATTTTCTGAAGCAAACCAAAATAAAATATCAACACAACTTAGCGGATACTATTACACTGTAAACCCTAGATTTGAATTAGCACATTTTCTCAATAGGTTAGTGGCTGTTTATAAAGTAACTGCCACAGAGCAAGCATTATTATTCGGTGGCTTGATATTTAATTCTAAACCTAAAAAGTTTTTACCTGCTTCTGAAACTTCATTTAAATCTATCGAGAATGGACTCGTGACTTTAGCGGTCGCTGATGATCCTATTGACGGACAAGTGATACATTACGGTGATAAAGTACTGAAAAGAACTTCTGCTTTTGCAGTTTATAGCCAACTAGTTATTGGGATACTTTGGATATTAAGCATCATCTTATTTATTATTACTTTATTAATTAGTGGCATTAATAAAATTCGAAGAAAAAAACTATCAGAAATTCATAAAAAGCTAAGAACTTATCCATTATTAGCATCGTTTACAGCATTAGTGATGATCACAGTTCTTATACTAGGAATGCAAAACCCTTATCTAAACTTCGGAAAAATCGGTGTTTTTTCATTAATGCTAATGCTAGGGACTATTTGCTATGCCGTTTTTACATTGCTCGCCGTATATAACCTATTTAAAACTTCCCCTAATCAATTAAGTAAATTAACCTATAGCTACCATGCTGTTTGCTCTATTATTCACTTATGTACTTTTAGTTACTTGCTATATTTTGGCGTGATAGGTATTAGGGTTTGGGCGTAAATTAAGTATTTCAACGAAAAACCAGGCTCATAAATAGGCGTGGTTTTAATAATTAATCATTTAATTCAATACTTGCCATGTCGAATAATCACAATTACCACAAATGTTTACAGCTTTTACTCTGGCATATTGCGTACCAGATAAATTTAGATTGTAATTTGTATTCGTTGTATTGCCGAGATCTGTCCTACACCCGTCCAATATTGAACATCATAACGTGCTGCACCAGATACTGTTTGGCAATTAATTCTTTGGCTTTTTTTATTTAGGCCTGTAGAAATGCTAGGATCAGCGTTACAGGTATCATTTTGAAGTATTACTTTTACTTTATAACCAGCACGCCATAGCTAGCCTGCCGTAGTTAAATCATTATGACCCGTGCCAATAATAACGACATCATATTCTGCATTATTTGTTGTCATATATGGCTCAAAAAATCAATGGGAATATACTCAGTGTATGCTTAGAAAATGCAAAAAACTTCCCTGCGTATCAGCAGCAATAAAATTTTCAGAGAAAGATTAAAAGCGCTATTGAAGAACGCACCTTAGCAGAATAGTAGCACCGTAACTGATAGAAAACGTTTATCCCGAACCTATCGGCATTAGTGCTGCTATGCACGTCATTCCACCGTTCTTTTGGGTTAACTTCTCCAGTTTTACGGTGACTCTGAACGGTAAGTTTGTGCCATGAACTGCCATACGATATTAGAAAAAATATACCGTCATCCCACCGTGCTTTTGGGTGGGAGCTTCTCCAGTTTCAAGATGACTTAATCAGGCTGGTTTGTGCCATTAGCGGAAGTAGCTTAATCAATGATTCAGTTCAAGTTTTGCCACACTGAAGACATTAGTATCTGAGAATTTATATTAAAAACTTTTGTATGTTCTGATCTACAGCGAACATGGTTGAATAAAACCATTACTCTAGCAGCTGCCTGATAGCGGTCATTTTTCCATAGATAAAAATAAGTGGGTTTGATGTAAATAACCCAATCGATTTTAAGCTCATTGACTGGCAAAAACATCGCCTGTTGCATAGTGCAAGCTTATGATTTATTTTACCTATTCGGGTCTATAATCAAGATTCTATCGATTGCTCTTAATAACGCCTAATAACAAAGTAATATCTTGCTGGAGATTTATATGAAAATTCTTTTATCCATCGCCTTTTTAGTTGCACTATCGTCCCTCACTTTACATGCTGCTGAAAAAGACCAAGACGGTCTAATGAACGATAAATTGTTTGCAAGCATGAAATTGCGCAACATTGGCCCTGCTTATATGTCAGGGCGTATTGCAGATATTGAAGTGGACTCAGAAAATCCATCCACTTGGTATGTAGCAGTAGGATCTGGTGGGGTATGGAAGACAGACAACGGCGGTATTACTTTCAAACCAATATTTGACTCTGAAGCTGTTTATTCAACCGGCGATGTCACCATAGACCCAAGTAACTCAAATATTATTTGGGTGGGTACGGGTGAAAATAATGGTGGTAGACACTTGAGCTTTGGCGATGGTGTTTATCGTTCCCTTGATGCCGGTAAAACATGGAAAAACATGGGTTTGAAAGAGTCTGAGCATATTTCTGATATTATTATTCACCCAACCGACTCCAATACTGTTTGGGTGTCTTCCCAAGGGCCCTTATGGTCTAAGGGCGGTCAGCGAGGGCTATTTAAAACGACTAACGGCGGTCAGACATGGGAAAATGTGTTAAAAATAGACGAATGGACAGGTGTCACTTCTTTAGTCATTGATTCAAGTAATCCAGACAAACTTTATGCAGCCACTTGGCAACGTCAAAGAACCTTACCAGCTTTTGTTGGCACGGGCAAAGGCTCAGCCATTCATACCACTGACGATGGCGGTAAAACATGGCGCAAGCTAAGTGAGGGGTTACCCACTACTGATATCGGTAAAATTGGTTTGGCTATTTCAGCCATTAATCCTGATGTTGTGTACGCAGGCATTGAATTAAATCAACGCAAAGGCGGTTTCTATCGCTCAGCCGACCAAGGTGCAAGTTGGACAAAAATGTCTGATGCCGTAGCAGGCGGAACAGGCCCCCATTATTACCAAGAAATTTTTGCTGACCCCCATCGTTTCGATCGTGTCTACATGGCGAGCAATTATACTCAATACAGTGACAATGGCGGCAAAACGTGGACGCCTATGAATGTTAAGAACAAACATGTTGATGATCATGCTATCGCATTTCATCCTACCAACAAAGACTTCCTGTTAGTAGGCAGCGACGGCGGTATTTATGAGACTCAAGACGGTATGGACAAATGGCGTTTTCTAGCCAATATGCCAATAACACAGTTTTATAAAATAGCGGTGGATGATAGCAAGCCGTTTTACTACGTATATGGCGGTACTCAAGATAATTCTTCACAGGGCGGGCCATCGCGCACAACAAAAACTCATGGAATAAAAAATAATGACTGGTTTTTAATTCTTGATTGGGATGGACATCAACCGGCAACTGAGCCAGGAAACCCAGACGTTGTTTACGGTCAGCGTCAGCAAGGTAACCTAGCGCGTTTTCATCGAAAAACAGGTGAGTATGTGTCTATTCAACCTCAAGAAAAACCGGGTGAACCAGCCGAACGCTATAACTGGGATGCGCCCATTTTAGTATCTAGTCACAATCCTCAACGTTTATATCATGCTTCTCAACGAGTATGGCGTTCTGATGATCGCGGAAATAGTTGGCAGGCTATTTCGGGTGATTTAACTAAAAATCAAAACAGAATGCATATGCCAGTGATGGATCGAACTTGGTCGGTTAACTCTGGCCTTGATTTATTAGCCATGTCTAACTTTAATACCATCGCCAACATTGCTGAGTCACCCCTAGATGAAAACATTTTGTATGCAGGCACTGACGACGGCTTGATTCAAGTAACCTCTGATGGCGGTAAAAAATGGACGACTTATGAAATTGACGATATACGAGGTATACCATCAACCGCTTATATAAATGATATCCGTGCTGATTTATTTGACAAAGATACCGTGTATGCAGCACTTGATAATCATAAGTTCGGTGACTATAAGCCTTACTTGATCAAAAGCACTAATCGCGGAAAATCCTGGAAATCAATCGCTTCAAACTTACCTGATAAGCACTTGGTTTGGCGCATAGTTCAAGATCATGTGAATAAAGATTTACTCTTCATTGGCACCGAGTTTGGTTTGTTTTTTACTGTTGATGGCGGTAACCAATGGATTGAACTAACAGGAGACGTGCCCACCATATCATTTAGAGATGTGCAAATTCAGCGCAGGGAAAATGATCTTGTGGCAGGTAGTTTCGGTCGCGGAATTTATATACTAGATGACTACTCTCCACTGCGAACAATTAGCAAAAAGAGTTTACAAAAAGAAGCGTTATTATTTACCTCTCGTGACGCGCTTTGGTACATTCCAGAAAGTTTGCATACCGACTCACATGGCGATTTTGAATATCGTGCTGAAAACCCAGAATTTGGCGCTACATTCACTTACTACCTGCGCGATGGTATTAAATCGTTAAAAGAACTTAGAGAAGAAAAAGAGGAACAGGCACAAGAAAAAGACAAGTTCCCCCTTTATCCTGCATGGGAAACTGTTGAAATTGAATTAAGAGAATCTGAACCCAGTGTGTATGTGATCATAAAAGATGCTAAGGGGAAAATTGTACGGAAGGTACATGCGGAAGCTAAAAAAGGACTTCATAGAGTAACTTGGGACTTACGGATGCCGTCAGCTAATGCGCTTGGCACTGGCCCTAGCTTCTTCGGTGATGTTGGGCCACTAGTCGCCCCAGGTACGTATACGGCGTTTTT
This genomic window contains:
- a CDS encoding VPS10 domain-containing protein, translated to MKILLSIAFLVALSSLTLHAAEKDQDGLMNDKLFASMKLRNIGPAYMSGRIADIEVDSENPSTWYVAVGSGGVWKTDNGGITFKPIFDSEAVYSTGDVTIDPSNSNIIWVGTGENNGGRHLSFGDGVYRSLDAGKTWKNMGLKESEHISDIIIHPTDSNTVWVSSQGPLWSKGGQRGLFKTTNGGQTWENVLKIDEWTGVTSLVIDSSNPDKLYAATWQRQRTLPAFVGTGKGSAIHTTDDGGKTWRKLSEGLPTTDIGKIGLAISAINPDVVYAGIELNQRKGGFYRSADQGASWTKMSDAVAGGTGPHYYQEIFADPHRFDRVYMASNYTQYSDNGGKTWTPMNVKNKHVDDHAIAFHPTNKDFLLVGSDGGIYETQDGMDKWRFLANMPITQFYKIAVDDSKPFYYVYGGTQDNSSQGGPSRTTKTHGIKNNDWFLILDWDGHQPATEPGNPDVVYGQRQQGNLARFHRKTGEYVSIQPQEKPGEPAERYNWDAPILVSSHNPQRLYHASQRVWRSDDRGNSWQAISGDLTKNQNRMHMPVMDRTWSVNSGLDLLAMSNFNTIANIAESPLDENILYAGTDDGLIQVTSDGGKKWTTYEIDDIRGIPSTAYINDIRADLFDKDTVYAALDNHKFGDYKPYLIKSTNRGKSWKSIASNLPDKHLVWRIVQDHVNKDLLFIGTEFGLFFTVDGGNQWIELTGDVPTISFRDVQIQRRENDLVAGSFGRGIYILDDYSPLRTISKKSLQKEALLFTSRDALWYIPESLHTDSHGDFEYRAENPEFGATFTYYLRDGIKSLKELREEKEEQAQEKDKFPLYPAWETVEIELRESEPSVYVIIKDAKGKIVRKVHAEAKKGLHRVTWDLRMPSANALGTGPSFFGDVGPLVAPGTYTAFLYTTANGTTRELAESVNFNVKPLFDETVPGGVSPQQRTASLLEVESLRRKVSMARGQVDDLKSKLGSFRIALDRSFAPTTELETSYEELRQAVFAAQEALNGKTASSGMGATPATISSRLFMIELARANTWGLTATQKEQMLIVQDALNVLLPRLNNLREQTFPAFKQSLLDAGAPWMPEGLMKEMSDEPVEID
- a CDS encoding transcriptional regulator encodes the protein MAGIRLSTQEVFIFDEFKINLSKERIYKNNEEIKLEPQLFSCLALLVLESPNVVSRERIQNDVWAGRHVSDEAIRAAFKKLRKILGDDAKSPIFIKTVPRQGYKFIAPVERALKTDISNNKLLNNKFKFNHLNPYFIIVLLCLFVGFFYISYSKNTTDNDLSIPPKFEVSRITALAGSETYGSFNHNTQTISFTHRSKSDAPQQILIKNLKNNRLQKISWDGAHYSGAYWSRGGNKLAFGRSNKGLSSNIITEFNKSGDVVDVNELKHLKLKGKYVVGWHRDNALYLAQEAHISNNRSIYKFDLTTQELISVTSPQVTGSGDYLASESFDGKYLAIIREVATGEFSLLVLETGSGTLIANRIVPMFVNRIVWHQDNNTLTLSAFNGAAASFDIAKNSLRNLPEFPAYTNDIFAECGKNCYLMRQHNGNYLDIKEEPNSLLSHKTENNTPLISASDIIALSGAQDLPRYNQSGSAIYFATLTAESLMIHKQESGGNLSIKACWPSDVIISNLEISPNEKHFAVIVNQRLVIEPIKTLSECNLTSHTQPVYITDSLKKVADPVWHDENEFLYITVYENGKPNIKRFSLKDKKYTHVINDYIAYRPYYGFKGYNAVVIDKNKIAWLVFIDNKKVIKKLNLAKVESANLHRWAIDKTGLYFTSRQGRESFLINVNFNTNPEKNKGMTKVSIGNNKFRVGFDLHPNKSKLLLVESLSAQSDFVKVTW
- a CDS encoding serine hydrolase domain-containing protein — translated: MKFLSIPFIIYCFLQLAISNIANANSELAKAQTLTQLNNNISKLMGESTLPSLAYTLVKKESIEEIKTLGFADLDTQKKANKNTLYRIGSVSKMFTSIAILKLIEQGRLHLDDEIKTLVPEIEFFNPWHDSHPIRVVHLLEHTTGWDEIALTEYAKKNNPEQTLIESLNYYPESRTSRWPAGTRSSYSNSGSAVAAYIIEKITEKSFESYIQETIFNPLKMHNTTYLYNEQVKQFGATSYMKNKAQAYKHLIYRPVGSINSTIEDMAKFTRMLLNNGKPILTAESIKRMRNSESTNTQEIANAYGLNNIPILLNNFLYHGHDGGVNGALADLRYLPSGNAGFVILTNSSNPSKLKQIREQIVSFQTQGLNKPEVFSEANQNKISTQLSGYYYTVNPRFELAHFLNRLVAVYKVTATEQALLFGGLIFNSKPKKFLPASETSFKSIENGLVTLAVADDPIDGQVIHYGDKVLKRTSAFAVYSQLVIGILWILSIILFIITLLISGINKIRRKKLSEIHKKLRTYPLLASFTALVMITVLILGMQNPYLNFGKIGVFSLMLMLGTICYAVFTLLAVYNLFKTSPNQLSKLTYSYHAVCSIIHLCTFSYLLYFGVIGIRVWA
- a CDS encoding AAA family ATPase; protein product: MILLVGGEKGGSGKSCLAQNIGVFFAKEKNASVLIADCDPQRTTSDWIQARNNDPKLATINCIQLYGKIRNDLLSLNEHYDYVIVDCGGQDNLALRASMSVADHVLIPMRPKRRDIKTAPHMEDMLSTCKMVNPKMIASFVITQCPSLPNQAPRIMEAKEVCASFGINVLESITYARNIYDDSEEKGTSVFETEPDGKAADEIRSIATEMMSIKQELSYEFS
- a CDS encoding ribbon-helix-helix domain-containing protein; protein product: MSLADLKKQSSNKVQRSFTVDEFIDDSTNYSIGNPQIVSADIQAQTQLLSQKIADSIKPAIEPEADKPFKHATFTLSEDIIEQLNELASKTSIPKSRLLRILVNNFYFQDNPNNLLLSKVK
- the rsuA gene encoding 16S rRNA pseudouridine(516) synthase RsuA produces the protein MRLDKFICRCTELSRSDAKKYLKRGVIKVADEIIKDPGFQVYPESLVTLNGNLLSFATARYIMLHKPADCICSNVDELYPSVLHLVEVDRAFDLHIAGRLDADTTGLVLITDDGQWSHKITSPKKECQKRYRVQLSKPIPENAVQRFKEGVQLQNEPKLTKPALLEVLAEKEALLTISEGKYHQVKRMFAAIGNRVIGLHREQIGDIELDPELSLGEWRYLTEEEVNSIN